One part of the Arabidopsis thaliana chromosome 1 sequence genome encodes these proteins:
- the AGL94 gene encoding AGAMOUS-like 94 (AGAMOUS-like 94 (AGL94); FUNCTIONS IN: DNA binding, sequence-specific DNA binding transcription factor activity; INVOLVED IN: regulation of transcription, DNA-dependent; LOCATED IN: nucleus; CONTAINS InterPro DOMAIN/s: Transcription factor, MADS-box (InterPro:IPR002100); BEST Arabidopsis thaliana protein match is: AGAMOUS-like 30 (TAIR:AT2G03060.2); Has 5894 Blast hits to 5894 proteins in 737 species: Archae - 0; Bacteria - 0; Metazoa - 613; Fungi - 292; Plants - 4926; Viruses - 0; Other Eukaryotes - 63 (source: NCBI BLink).), with amino-acid sequence MGRVKLKIKKLQNMNGRQCTYTKRRHGIMKKAKELSILCDIDVVLLMFSPMGKASICIGKHSIGEVIAKFAQLSPQERAKRKLENLEALRKTFMKANHDIDISKFLDRISTPTVEVLSEKIRFLQTQLSDIHTRLSYWTDVDNIDSVDVLQQLEHSLRQSLAQIYGRKASMPQRQQQQLMSSQCKNQLQTEIDIDFGMEMEQQLENFSWVRTDENMNVPIEEEDPNLQLHHMYKDITCSASSALGNYSGLFSKSSDILQKLETGSIPGTSADPNQQFSNLSFLNDQKLKQLAEWNLLGSPADYYVSQILEASYKPQIGGKNNGASSETLPYVAVFDDPLYFWPN; translated from the exons ATGGGTAGAGTGAAgctaaagataaagaaactaCAGAACATGAATGGACGTCAATGTACGTATACGAAAAGGAGACATGGGATTATGAAAAAGGCTAAGGAGTTATCGATCTTATGCGACATAGATGTTGTGCTTCTCATGTTTTCTCCCATGGGAAAGGCTTCAATTTGCATAGGCAAACACAG CATTGGAGAAGTCATTGCTAAGTTTGCTCAACTCTCTCCTCAAGAAAGAGCAAAgag GAAGTTGGAAAACCTTGAA GCCTTGAGGAAAACTTTCATGAAAGCTAACCACGATATAGATATATCAAAGTTTCTAGACAGAATTAG tACACCAACAGTTGAG GTGCTTAGCGAAAAAATCAGGTTTCTGCAAACACAATTATCAGATATACACACACGACTAAG CTACTGGACCGATGTAGATAATATCGACAGCGTAGATGTTTTGCAGCAACTAGAACATTCACTAAGACAATCTCTGGCTCAAATCTATGGTCGTAAG GCGAGCATGCCGCAACGTCAGCAGCAACAACTTATGTCCTCACAATGCAAAAACCAG TTGCAGACTGAAATAGATATAGATTTCGGAATGGAGATGGAGCAACAACTTGAGAATTTCTCATGGGTTCGTACCGATGAAAACATGAATGTTcctatagaagaagaagaccctAATCTGCAGCTTCATCACATGTACAAGGACATAACGTGTTCTGCAAGTTCAGCTCTTGGAAATTACTCAGGACTCTTTAGTAAAAGCTCAGATATCTTACAAAAACTAGAAACCGGTAGCATTCCCGGGACATCGGCTGATCCGAACCAACAATTCAGCAATCTCAGTTTCTTAAATGATCAAAAGCTTAAGCAACTAGCTGAGTGGAATCTATTAGGCAGTCCTGCGGATTACTACGTTAGCCAGATCTTGGAAGCTTCTTATAAGCCTCAGATTGGAGGAAAAAACAACGGCGCTTCTTCTGAAACATTACCTTATGTTGCGGTCTTCGATGATCCTCTATATTTTTGG CCAAACTGA
- the AGL94 gene encoding AGAMOUS-like 94: MKANHDIDISKFLDRISTPTVEVLSEKIRFLQTQLSDIHTRLSYWTDVDNIDSVDVLQQLEHSLRQSLAQIYGRKASMPQRQQQQLMSSQCKNQLQTEIDIDFGMEMEQQLENFSWVRTDENMNVPIEEEDPNLQLHHMYKDITCSASSALGNYSGLFSKSSDILQKLETGSIPGTSADPNQQFSNLSFLNDQKLKQLAEWNLLGSPADYYVSQILEASYKPQIGGKNNGASSETLPYVAVFDDPLYFWPN, from the exons ATGAAAGCTAACCACGATATAGATATATCAAAGTTTCTAGACAGAATTAG tACACCAACAGTTGAG GTGCTTAGCGAAAAAATCAGGTTTCTGCAAACACAATTATCAGATATACACACACGACTAAG CTACTGGACCGATGTAGATAATATCGACAGCGTAGATGTTTTGCAGCAACTAGAACATTCACTAAGACAATCTCTGGCTCAAATCTATGGTCGTAAG GCGAGCATGCCGCAACGTCAGCAGCAACAACTTATGTCCTCACAATGCAAAAACCAG TTGCAGACTGAAATAGATATAGATTTCGGAATGGAGATGGAGCAACAACTTGAGAATTTCTCATGGGTTCGTACCGATGAAAACATGAATGTTcctatagaagaagaagaccctAATCTGCAGCTTCATCACATGTACAAGGACATAACGTGTTCTGCAAGTTCAGCTCTTGGAAATTACTCAGGACTCTTTAGTAAAAGCTCAGATATCTTACAAAAACTAGAAACCGGTAGCATTCCCGGGACATCGGCTGATCCGAACCAACAATTCAGCAATCTCAGTTTCTTAAATGATCAAAAGCTTAAGCAACTAGCTGAGTGGAATCTATTAGGCAGTCCTGCGGATTACTACGTTAGCCAGATCTTGGAAGCTTCTTATAAGCCTCAGATTGGAGGAAAAAACAACGGCGCTTCTTCTGAAACATTACCTTATGTTGCGGTCTTCGATGATCCTCTATATTTTTGG CCAAACTGA
- the AGL94 gene encoding AGAMOUS-like 94 has translation MGRVKLKIKKLQNMNGRQCTYTKRRHGIMKKAKELSILCDIDVVLLMFSPMGKASICIGKHSIGEVIAKFAQLSPQERAKRKLENLEALRKTFMKANHDIDISKFLDRISTPTVEVLSEKIRFLQTQLSDIHTRLSYWTDVDNIDSVDVLQQLEHSLRQSLAQIYGRKASMPQRQQQQLMSSQCKNQLQTEIDIDFGMEMEQQLENFSWVRTDENMNVPIEEEDPNLQLHHMYKDITCSASSALGNYSGLFSKSSDILQKLETGSIPGTSADPNQQFSNLSFLNDQKLKQLAEWNLLGSPADYYVSQILEASYKPQIGGKNNGASSETLPYVAVFDDPLYFWVNNGLFIIHLFSKLCYYWSCFADCF, from the exons ATGGGTAGAGTGAAgctaaagataaagaaactaCAGAACATGAATGGACGTCAATGTACGTATACGAAAAGGAGACATGGGATTATGAAAAAGGCTAAGGAGTTATCGATCTTATGCGACATAGATGTTGTGCTTCTCATGTTTTCTCCCATGGGAAAGGCTTCAATTTGCATAGGCAAACACAG CATTGGAGAAGTCATTGCTAAGTTTGCTCAACTCTCTCCTCAAGAAAGAGCAAAgag GAAGTTGGAAAACCTTGAA GCCTTGAGGAAAACTTTCATGAAAGCTAACCACGATATAGATATATCAAAGTTTCTAGACAGAATTAG tACACCAACAGTTGAG GTGCTTAGCGAAAAAATCAGGTTTCTGCAAACACAATTATCAGATATACACACACGACTAAG CTACTGGACCGATGTAGATAATATCGACAGCGTAGATGTTTTGCAGCAACTAGAACATTCACTAAGACAATCTCTGGCTCAAATCTATGGTCGTAAG GCGAGCATGCCGCAACGTCAGCAGCAACAACTTATGTCCTCACAATGCAAAAACCAG TTGCAGACTGAAATAGATATAGATTTCGGAATGGAGATGGAGCAACAACTTGAGAATTTCTCATGGGTTCGTACCGATGAAAACATGAATGTTcctatagaagaagaagaccctAATCTGCAGCTTCATCACATGTACAAGGACATAACGTGTTCTGCAAGTTCAGCTCTTGGAAATTACTCAGGACTCTTTAGTAAAAGCTCAGATATCTTACAAAAACTAGAAACCGGTAGCATTCCCGGGACATCGGCTGATCCGAACCAACAATTCAGCAATCTCAGTTTCTTAAATGATCAAAAGCTTAAGCAACTAGCTGAGTGGAATCTATTAGGCAGTCCTGCGGATTACTACGTTAGCCAGATCTTGGAAGCTTCTTATAAGCCTCAGATTGGAGGAAAAAACAACGGCGCTTCTTCTGAAACATTACCTTATGTTGCGGTCTTCGATGATCCTCTATATTTTTGGGTAAATAACGGTTTGTTCAtcattcatttgttttcaaaactctGTTATTACTGGTCTTGTTTTGCTGACTGTTTCTGA